The region GCttgagggggggaaaggagTGGGGAGGAGCATCAGGGTGTCTCAGACTCCCCTGCTCTGTCGCTCCACCTTCCCGCGCGCATGCTGATAACTGGTGGAGTGTGCGCTCTGAGCTGTTTTCCTGACCGTTCAGCTGTACCCAATCACGCCTCAGCACATCCTAATGGTGCTATGTGTGCTCAAATCTGTAGGATTTTGCTTTGGTAATTGTTTAAtattattcatttgttttcaatCTGATAATTACCATTTTCACCTGCACTGCTGCTGAGTGTCATCTTTTGTGAGGTTATGCCACCTCATTAATTGCCTTAAAATGGTGTCAAGTGGTGTCTGGCAGACAGCTCGCAATTTGTGCTCCACCACCTGCGTCAGATGCTGGATTAGAAAGTCAGAGGCAAGCGCGACAACAGTgatgatttctttatttcagaGCTGTGGAGGCTTCTAGATACATATAATTACACAACAGATTTTTCTCCCTACACCATTGGCCAGGTTGCAAGAAAGCAGGCCAGGATAAAGAAATTACAGATCTAAAACATATCATGAAAATGCATAAACCATAATTGAAGAGCAATGATTaattcttttcccttttttcccccaaacatGTAATATTCCCAAAGAAGTGGGATCAGTTCATTTGGGCAAGATCCAGCCAGTAAACGCTCTCCTGTAGTTTTTGCTAGAAAAGCAAATCAATGTATaactggattttattttattttttctccagATAAAATGAAACTGTCAAAGCCTTTCTTCCCTCCCAGTTGCCCACAGAAAATTTATTTTCATCTAAATGAATCCTCCATTGCATGAATGAAAACTAGGAATAGTCATTATACCTGATTCGTCATTTGGAAGTTATTTCCATGTTTAAGAGAATATATTGTTTGAAAACTTTTACTAACGATCTTGTTTTCTGATTTTGTCtcttttggtttttccacaACTGATATTGTTATTTAGAAGGTTTCAGGTGGGTGACACTATTCCTGCGTAGGTGCCTGGTGGAAAGGAACTCTAGGGCAGCCTcagtcctctcctcttcttccagccagCTGCGGCCACATCTCTGACAAAGTCCAAAAATATGGTAACGGGTTTGTAACTgccaacaaaagaaaaaccacCTCACTTCATGCTTGAGTTCCTCTATCTTGTGGCTTCCTTCTGAAGACCAACCGAGAAATGTGTCTTATCAAATTACAGTAAGCATTTCAAAAATATAATATACATATATGGATTGGATATGGTTGGATTTTAATGTTAGTCATTGAATCAAGTAAGATCCCCCTAACtctacatgttttattttcctgttgtttattttttccttctttatctGGAGTTGCAGCGTTCTGATGATGATGCCGATAGTGCGCTGTGAGTCTGCAGTAGCGCAGGGGCTGCGCAGCGACAAGCATCCAAAATGCGACAAGCGCGAGCAAGCAACGTCCACTCCCCTCACTCCCTTTGGCCAGCCGGTTGCAGACTTCTCCACTTTCAACCAGCCTTGCTCCTAAATGCTCCCAACTCTCAAATAATTGGTGGAACACAAAGTGTTTTTGCTACATAGAGCTAAGTGCTTGACTCTATTTCAGTAAGAAAACTATTTGGTTGCCAGGTACCAAGTGCCCAGTGTTTTAATCTCCAATACTTGGATCTTTATGACCCCCAACCCCCTCCTGAGATGTTATGGGAGCTGAGAGTTTGCCAGTCTGGTGTTTTAGGTGTTCTGCCAGTGGTTGTTGTCTGCAGCTGTCTCCCCTGGCCATTCGGCAGGCGCAGCAGCGAAATGACCTTTGCCAAGAGCAAGGTGGCTTGAGCATCATTTAATGGTGCATTGCGTTGATGGAGGCGAGACACTCTGCGCGCCAGCGTATGTTGCGCACGCATTACAGGGACCGTCATGTGCACAAAATGTCCAGCATCCAAGGTTGTGAGACGTCATACCCACATAATACAACAACTGTAGATGATGCTTAATGTTGTAGTAATTTCAAGATAATTCAAAAGCTGAATTGTTGATATTCTTAAGGGCTATTGACTTGACACCACTACACATTTGAGACTGTGGTCATAACTGAGGGATGAGGACATTTGTGTGGGTGTTGGTTGGATCTGCGCAGCGTAGGAAAAAGCAAGGCAGCTTAGCGCGGCAGACTTGTGCGCACACAAGCCCATGCTGCAGACTCACTTTTTGCCATGATGGATAACAGTCACTAATTCTGctttttctgccctttttcttttactctcaatcttctatttttttttttaatttaacaacCCCCTGCCTTCCCTTCTTCCTACtatacctctcctctcctaccctgcctcttctcctcttctgtggTATTCCATTGAAAACCCATTGAAGGCTTGTTACCTGAAAGCCATTGAGACCCAGCCTAACTTTGCAGTGGCTTGGAGCAATCTGGGCTGTGTGTTCAATGCCCAGGGCGAGATATGGCTGGCCATACACCATTTTGAAAAGGTCAGTAGCCATTTTTACGTATAGTTTTTACTTAATATTTTATCTTGACCAATTCTTATGttgtctgatgtttttctcCTCAGGCAGTGACATTGGACCCAAATTTCCTTGATGCATATATTAATTTGGGGAATGTCTTGAAGGAGGCGCGCATCTTTGACAGGTGAGCCAGCTCATGATAATGTTGACATCAGTTTATTCGCGGAGGGATTCTTCCTTTGTAATAACTAAACTTGAATTGTGGTTTAAATAATAAAGACAAGAACATTGTTGAACCTATAATTTAAATTGTATGTCATCCTGCATTTCCAGAGCTGTGGCCGGATACCTAAGAGCACTGAGCCTTAGTCCAAATCATGCAGTTGTTCACGGGAACCTCGCCTGCGTCTACTATGAACAAGGCCTCATTGACCTGGCAATTGACACCTATCGCCGTGCTATTGAGCTGCAGCCTCACTTTCCAGACGCCTATTGCAATTTGGCGAATGCACTGAAGGAGAAAGGCAATGTAAGTGTTGCTATAATGAATAAAATTGAAAATCAAATCACTTCTGATCTTTAGTATTCTTCCAAGGTGTCGGAAGCAGAAGAGTGCTACAACACTGCCTTACGTTTGTGTCCAACGCACGCTGACTCTCTCAACAACCTGGCCAACATTAAGCGTGAGCAGGGCAACATTGAAGAGGCTATTCAGCTCTACAGAAAAGCGTTAGAGGTGAGGAGAGTGTTAATGCTTCGTTTTTCCTGGGAGATTGGTTTTATTCATGCTCATAggcaatttcttttttaacattAGGTTTTCCCAGAGTTTGCAGCAGCCCATTCTAATCTGGCCAGTGTTCTGCAGCAGCAAGGGAAACTGCAGGAGGCCCTCATGCATTACAAGGAGGCCATCAGGTTTGTAAGCAGATCGTCCACTGAGTTGTTTTTATGTAGCAGGGTTCTACATTACCAGTGGTTCCTTTACATCAGTATGATACAGATCCAATAACATTTAGACATTATATCTTTAtgaattttatttatgttttccaTTATACAAATGATCATGAATATAATACGAGGTATTTACAGAATCTAATAATGTTCTCTCAGTCTAAATCACAttcttgtttgtttcagaaTCAGCCCCACCTTTGCAGATGCCTACTCAAATATGGgaaacacattaaaagaaaTGCAAGATGTACAGGGAGCCCTGCAGTGCTACACCCGTGCCATACAAATAAACCCTGCCTTTGCTGATGCTCACAGCAACTTGGCTTCTATCCACAAAGTAAGACTGTTTTataaaactatatatatatatatattctccCTTTTAATATGAATATGTAACTGTAAATTTGAGACTAATGAAAGGTAAATATGTGATACAGTGAATCCACAACTAATGTTTTCACTATTAGGATTCTGGAAACATCCCAGAGGCCATTGCATCTTACCGCACAGCCTTAAAATTAAAGCCAGACTTTCCTGATGCTTACTGCAACCTGGCACACTGCCTGCAGGTATGCCTCCAGTTTGGCTGTCGTACTGGTACTTGTTACTTCTTAGTTATCACTACTTATGTCACATTTGATTTTAACTTTATTTGTTCCGCTTGCTCAGATTGTGTGTGACTGGACAGATTACGATGAGCGGATGAAAAAGCTTGTGACCATCGTTGCTGACCAGCTGGACAAGAACCGTCTACCTTCAGTCCATCCTCACCACAGTATGCTGTATCCGCTCTCTCACGGCTTCCGTAAGGCAATAGCTGAACGTCATGGAAACCTTTGCCTGGACAAGGTACATGCAATGATCAAAGCAAGTACATtttcatatatattttataGGGGGGTGGTGGAAGGTGTCTGGGCATAGCAGCGGTGCTGGAAAGCATGTGGGAAATTAAAAGATGGGAGAGGGTGAAAGTTGGTTGTGAAACGACTGCTTGCAGCTTTTCTTAAGGGCAACTTTGACGCTACAAGGCTTAACAGGCCAGGTTTTGTTCTTACGCTTGGGCCTATTCTACAGATCAATGCGCTACACAAGCCTGCTTATGAGCATCCAAAGGATCTGAAGGCCAGTGGAGGGCGCCTGCGTGTTGGCTATGTCAGCTCTGACTTTGGCAATCATCCTACTTCACACCTGATGCAGTCCATTCCTGGAATGCATAACCCCGAGAAATTTGAGGTGTGACATTTTTACTGTGCCTTTGCTTTCCAGTGTTTTCCCATTGTCATTATTGTGCGGTGATGGTGTTAAGGCAATTACATTACTATGTTCTCTCAACAAGGTGTTCTGCTATGCGCTCAGTCCCGACGATAGTACAAACTTCCGTGTAAAAGTAGTAGCTGAGGCTCATCACTTCGTAGACCTCTCACAGGTAATAATGTGTTTAGTTAATCTGAAAGATGTAAAAATTGTCTTGTGGGATGTGGATGACAATTGTTTCTCCTTCAGATTCCTTGCAATGGGAAGGCAGCAGATCGTATTCATCAGGATGGAGTCCACATTCTGGTCAACATGAATGGATACACAAAGGGGGCCCGCAATGAGTTGTTTGCCCTTCGCCCTGCCCCTGTTCAGGTGAGGCCTGCATATATTTTTGACTTCGGACAACTGTCCAGTTTTATAAattgctgcaccttcagatAATAATGCAACTAAAGTATATCAAAGATGGCAACATGAGGATAATGATCATCTTTATTTGACTTGTTCCAAAGTCTATGTGGCTAGGCTATCCTGGAACCAGTGGGGCACCTTTCATGGACTACATCATTTCTGACAAAGAGACATCTCCCATTGAAGTAGCTGAACAGTATTCAGAGAAACTGGCCTACATGCCCCATACCTTCTTCATTGGAGATCATGCTAACATGTTTCCACACCTCAAGGTTTGTTCATCTTTAAAACGGAACATTTTCTTCCATCTTTTGGATTTATTTGTAATGTTTGCCTTTTGGGTTGCAGAAAAAGGCCGTTATTGATTTCAAATCAAATGGACACATATTTGATAATCGCATTGTTCTTAATGGAATCGACCTGAAGGCCTTTTTGGACAGTCTGCCAGATGTGAAAGTGATTAAGGTAAGATTTAAATGTGTGGAGTATTCTCAGAGCAAAGTGTCTTTCCAAATCAAATACACTGTTgtgattttcagtgttttttatttggtattcttcaaaaaacaaaattaaccGAAATATTTGCAATAATTAAATATGAATAGTTATCAAAACACATCTGTATATAAACCCAAATTTAACTTGTTTGTCCAGATGAAATGCGACAACAACCAGGAACCAGCTGCTGACACGAATGGAGCGCTGTCCATGCCTGTAATCCCCATGAACACTGCAGCTGAAGCAATAATCAACATGATCAATCAAGGCCAAATCCAGGTCACGATCAATGGCTTCACTGTCAGCAACGGCCTGGCCACCACACAGGTATACCGGCAGTGGGCCCACGACGACAATCTTGAAATCAAATTTACGGAAGGGACAAGAACAACAGTAGTCACAACTTGTGTTGCTTTTTCATATGTTCGAAACAATGTTGGACTGAGCCTCTTACCTTTTTAAAGAATTGTTACTGAGGAAGCTAAACGTATTCAAATGGTCTTGTCTTCACAATAAGCTTTAGGCTCACAGTATGCTCAGTACCTGTGCCTCTGAACAActatttcccccctttttagaTCAGTAACAAAGCTGCCACTGGTGAGGAGGTATTACGTACAATTGTTGTAACAACACGCTCCCAGTACGGCTTGCCAGAAGACTCCATCGTGTACTGCAACTTCAATCAGCTCTACAAGATTGACCCTCCTACTCTTCAGATGTGGGCCAATGTACGTTTGATAATTGCTCACTTTTGTTATATCCTTTCAGTTCCTCACCAAAGTATATAATGCATAATTACTAATGTTACGTTTATAAACTGTTTCCCTGCAGATCCTTAAGCGCGTACCCAACAGTGTGCTGTGGCTTCTTCGATTCCCTGCCGTCGGCGAGCCCAACATCCAGCAGTATGCTCAAAACATGGGTCTTCCCGCTTCCCGTGTCATATTCTCTCCAGTGGCACCCAAAGAGGAGCACGTGAGAAGGGGCCAGCTGGCTGATGTGTGCTTGGACACTCCTCTCTGCAATGGTCACACCACAGGCATGGATGTTCTCTGGGCTGGAACACCCATGGTCACCATGCCAGGTTAGAATGgtgtctttattttcatcagAATAACTCATTCAGGATTAGTGTCATCACATAATCAGCTCAGaatttctaatttatttaacTCTTAAAGACTAATTATTTATCTCATTTGAAAAGGAGAGACTCTTGCCTCTCGCGTGGCCACATCCCAACTAAACTGCCTGGGCTGTCCTGAGCTTGTGGCCCAGAGTCGTCAGGAGTATGAAGACATCGCAGTCAAACTTGGATCCGACATGGAATAGTAAGCAGAACCTGACTTGATTACGTTAATTAAAACCACAGAGCAATATCTGACTCGTCTTCATCCTCTTTAGCCTGAAGATGGTCAGAGCGCGTGTTTGGAGACA is a window of Takifugu rubripes chromosome 14, fTakRub1.2, whole genome shotgun sequence DNA encoding:
- the ogt.1 gene encoding UDP-N-acetylglucosamine--peptide N-acetylglucosaminyltransferase 110 kDa subunit isoform X8 codes for the protein MATSVGNVADSTGLAELAHREYQSGDFEAAERHCMQLWRSAHFSTLAIKQNPMLAEAYSNLGNVYKERGQLQEAIEHYRHALRLKPDFIDGYINLAAALVAAGDMEGAVQAYVSALQYNPDLYCVRSDLGNLLKALGRLEEAKACYLKAIETQPNFAVAWSNLGCVFNAQGEIWLAIHHFEKAVTLDPNFLDAYINLGNVLKEARIFDRAVAGYLRALSLSPNHAVVHGNLACVYYEQGLIDLAIDTYRRAIELQPHFPDAYCNLANALKEKGNYSSKVSEAEECYNTALRLCPTHADSLNNLANIKREQGNIEEAIQLYRKALEVFPEFAAAHSNLASVLQQQGKLQEALMHYKEAIRISPTFADAYSNMGNTLKEMQDVQGALQCYTRAIQINPAFADAHSNLASIHKDSGNIPEAIASYRTALKLKPDFPDAYCNLAHCLQIVCDWTDYDERMKKLVTIVADQLDKNRLPSVHPHHSMLYPLSHGFRKAIAERHGNLCLDKVHAMIKINALHKPAYEHPKDLKASGGRLRVGYVSSDFGNHPTSHLMQSIPGMHNPEKFEVFCYALSPDDSTNFRVKVVAEAHHFVDLSQIPCNGKAADRIHQDGVHILVNMNGYTKGARNELFALRPAPVQSMWLGYPGTSGAPFMDYIISDKETSPIEVAEQYSEKLAYMPHTFFIGDHANMFPHLKKKAVIDFKSNGHIFDNRIVLNGIDLKAFLDSLPDVKVIKMKCDNNQEPAADTNGALSMPVIPMNTAAEAIINMINQGQIQVTINGFTVSNGLATTQISNKAATGEEVLRTIVVTTRSQYGLPEDSIVYCNFNQLYKIDPPTLQMWANILKRVPNSVLWLLRFPAVGEPNIQQYAQNMGLPASRVIFSPVAPKEEHVRRGQLADVCLDTPLCNGHTTGMDVLWAGTPMVTMPGETLASRVATSQLNCLGCPELVAQSRQEYEDIAVKLGSDMEYLKMVRARVWRQRICSPLFNTKQYTMELEKLYLRMWEHHSNGNKPEHLVQIVETSENA
- the ogt.1 gene encoding UDP-N-acetylglucosamine--peptide N-acetylglucosaminyltransferase 110 kDa subunit isoform X3; protein product: MATSVGNVADSTEPTKRMLSFQGLAELAHREYQSGDFEAAERHCMQLWRQEPDNTGVLLLLSSIHFQCRRLDRSAHFSTLAIKQNPMLAEAYSNLGNVYKERGQLQEAIEHYRHALRLKPDFIDGYINLAAALVAAGDMEGAVQAYVSALQYNPDLYCVRSDLGNLLKALGRLEEAKACYLKAIETQPNFAVAWSNLGCVFNAQGEIWLAIHHFEKAVTLDPNFLDAYINLGNVLKEARIFDRAVAGYLRALSLSPNHAVVHGNLACVYYEQGLIDLAIDTYRRAIELQPHFPDAYCNLANALKEKGNYSSKVSEAEECYNTALRLCPTHADSLNNLANIKREQGNIEEAIQLYRKALEVFPEFAAAHSNLASVLQQQGKLQEALMHYKEAIRISPTFADAYSNMGNTLKEMQDVQGALQCYTRAIQINPAFADAHSNLASIHKDSGNIPEAIASYRTALKLKPDFPDAYCNLAHCLQIVCDWTDYDERMKKLVTIVADQLDKNRLPSVHPHHSMLYPLSHGFRKAIAERHGNLCLDKINALHKPAYEHPKDLKASGGRLRVGYVSSDFGNHPTSHLMQSIPGMHNPEKFEVFCYALSPDDSTNFRVKVVAEAHHFVDLSQIPCNGKAADRIHQDGVHILVNMNGYTKGARNELFALRPAPVQSMWLGYPGTSGAPFMDYIISDKETSPIEVAEQYSEKLAYMPHTFFIGDHANMFPHLKKKAVIDFKSNGHIFDNRIVLNGIDLKAFLDSLPDVKVIKMKCDNNQEPAADTNGALSMPVIPMNTAAEAIINMINQGQIQVTINGFTVSNGLATTQISNKAATGEEVLRTIVVTTRSQYGLPEDSIVYCNFNQLYKIDPPTLQMWANILKRVPNSVLWLLRFPAVGEPNIQQYAQNMGLPASRVIFSPVAPKEEHVRRGQLADVCLDTPLCNGHTTGMDVLWAGTPMVTMPGETLASRVATSQLNCLGCPELVAQSRQEYEDIAVKLGSDMEYLKMVRARVWRQRICSPLFNTKQYTMELEKLYLRMWEHHSNGNKPEHLVQIVETSENA
- the ogt.1 gene encoding UDP-N-acetylglucosamine--peptide N-acetylglucosaminyltransferase 110 kDa subunit isoform X9 — encoded protein: MACYLKAIETQPNFAVAWSNLGCVFNAQGEIWLAIHHFEKAVTLDPNFLDAYINLGNVLKEARIFDRAVAGYLRALSLSPNHAVVHGNLACVYYEQGLIDLAIDTYRRAIELQPHFPDAYCNLANALKEKGNYSSKVSEAEECYNTALRLCPTHADSLNNLANIKREQGNIEEAIQLYRKALEVFPEFAAAHSNLASVLQQQGKLQEALMHYKEAIRISPTFADAYSNMGNTLKEMQDVQGALQCYTRAIQINPAFADAHSNLASIHKDSGNIPEAIASYRTALKLKPDFPDAYCNLAHCLQIVCDWTDYDERMKKLVTIVADQLDKNRLPSVHPHHSMLYPLSHGFRKAIAERHGNLCLDKVHAMIKINALHKPAYEHPKDLKASGGRLRVGYVSSDFGNHPTSHLMQSIPGMHNPEKFEVFCYALSPDDSTNFRVKVVAEAHHFVDLSQIPCNGKAADRIHQDGVHILVNMNGYTKGARNELFALRPAPVQSMWLGYPGTSGAPFMDYIISDKETSPIEVAEQYSEKLAYMPHTFFIGDHANMFPHLKKKAVIDFKSNGHIFDNRIVLNGIDLKAFLDSLPDVKVIKMKCDNNQEPAADTNGALSMPVIPMNTAAEAIINMINQGQIQVTINGFTVSNGLATTQISNKAATGEEVLRTIVVTTRSQYGLPEDSIVYCNFNQLYKIDPPTLQMWANILKRVPNSVLWLLRFPAVGEPNIQQYAQNMGLPASRVIFSPVAPKEEHVRRGQLADVCLDTPLCNGHTTGMDVLWAGTPMVTMPGETLASRVATSQLNCLGCPELVAQSRQEYEDIAVKLGSDMEYLKMVRARVWRQRICSPLFNTKQYTMELEKLYLRMWEHHSNGNKPEHLVQIVETSENA
- the ogt.1 gene encoding UDP-N-acetylglucosamine--peptide N-acetylglucosaminyltransferase 110 kDa subunit isoform X2 encodes the protein MATSVGNVADSTEPTKRMLSFQGLAELAHREYQSGDFEAAERHCMQLWRQEPDNTGVLLLLSSIHFQCRRLDRSAHFSTLAIKQNPMLAEAYSNLGNVYKERGQLQEAIEHYRHALRLKPDFIDGYINLAAALVAAGDMEGAVQAYVSALQYNPDLYCVRSDLGNLLKALGRLEEAKACYLKAIETQPNFAVAWSNLGCVFNAQGEIWLAIHHFEKAVTLDPNFLDAYINLGNVLKEARIFDRAVAGYLRALSLSPNHAVVHGNLACVYYEQGLIDLAIDTYRRAIELQPHFPDAYCNLANALKEKGNVSEAEECYNTALRLCPTHADSLNNLANIKREQGNIEEAIQLYRKALEVFPEFAAAHSNLASVLQQQGKLQEALMHYKEAIRISPTFADAYSNMGNTLKEMQDVQGALQCYTRAIQINPAFADAHSNLASIHKDSGNIPEAIASYRTALKLKPDFPDAYCNLAHCLQIVCDWTDYDERMKKLVTIVADQLDKNRLPSVHPHHSMLYPLSHGFRKAIAERHGNLCLDKVHAMIKINALHKPAYEHPKDLKASGGRLRVGYVSSDFGNHPTSHLMQSIPGMHNPEKFEVFCYALSPDDSTNFRVKVVAEAHHFVDLSQIPCNGKAADRIHQDGVHILVNMNGYTKGARNELFALRPAPVQSMWLGYPGTSGAPFMDYIISDKETSPIEVAEQYSEKLAYMPHTFFIGDHANMFPHLKKKAVIDFKSNGHIFDNRIVLNGIDLKAFLDSLPDVKVIKMKCDNNQEPAADTNGALSMPVIPMNTAAEAIINMINQGQIQVTINGFTVSNGLATTQISNKAATGEEVLRTIVVTTRSQYGLPEDSIVYCNFNQLYKIDPPTLQMWANILKRVPNSVLWLLRFPAVGEPNIQQYAQNMGLPASRVIFSPVAPKEEHVRRGQLADVCLDTPLCNGHTTGMDVLWAGTPMVTMPGETLASRVATSQLNCLGCPELVAQSRQEYEDIAVKLGSDMEYLKMVRARVWRQRICSPLFNTKQYTMELEKLYLRMWEHHSNGNKPEHLVQIVETSENA
- the ogt.1 gene encoding UDP-N-acetylglucosamine--peptide N-acetylglucosaminyltransferase 110 kDa subunit isoform X4 — encoded protein: MATSVGNVADSTEPTKRMLSFQGLAELAHREYQSGDFEAAERHCMQLWRQEPDNTGVLLLLSSIHFQCRRLDRSAHFSTLAIKQNPMLAEAYSNLGNVYKERGQLQEAIEHYRHALRLKPDFIDGYINLAAALVAAGDMEGAVQAYVSALQYNPDLYCVRSDLGNLLKALGRLEEAKACYLKAIETQPNFAVAWSNLGCVFNAQGEIWLAIHHFEKAVTLDPNFLDAYINLGNVLKEARIFDRAVAGYLRALSLSPNHAVVHGNLACVYYEQGLIDLAIDTYRRAIELQPHFPDAYCNLANALKEKGNVSEAEECYNTALRLCPTHADSLNNLANIKREQGNIEEAIQLYRKALEVFPEFAAAHSNLASVLQQQGKLQEALMHYKEAIRISPTFADAYSNMGNTLKEMQDVQGALQCYTRAIQINPAFADAHSNLASIHKDSGNIPEAIASYRTALKLKPDFPDAYCNLAHCLQIVCDWTDYDERMKKLVTIVADQLDKNRLPSVHPHHSMLYPLSHGFRKAIAERHGNLCLDKINALHKPAYEHPKDLKASGGRLRVGYVSSDFGNHPTSHLMQSIPGMHNPEKFEVFCYALSPDDSTNFRVKVVAEAHHFVDLSQIPCNGKAADRIHQDGVHILVNMNGYTKGARNELFALRPAPVQSMWLGYPGTSGAPFMDYIISDKETSPIEVAEQYSEKLAYMPHTFFIGDHANMFPHLKKKAVIDFKSNGHIFDNRIVLNGIDLKAFLDSLPDVKVIKMKCDNNQEPAADTNGALSMPVIPMNTAAEAIINMINQGQIQVTINGFTVSNGLATTQISNKAATGEEVLRTIVVTTRSQYGLPEDSIVYCNFNQLYKIDPPTLQMWANILKRVPNSVLWLLRFPAVGEPNIQQYAQNMGLPASRVIFSPVAPKEEHVRRGQLADVCLDTPLCNGHTTGMDVLWAGTPMVTMPGETLASRVATSQLNCLGCPELVAQSRQEYEDIAVKLGSDMEYLKMVRARVWRQRICSPLFNTKQYTMELEKLYLRMWEHHSNGNKPEHLVQIVETSENA
- the ogt.1 gene encoding UDP-N-acetylglucosamine--peptide N-acetylglucosaminyltransferase 110 kDa subunit isoform X5, with product MATSVGNVADSTGLAELAHREYQSGDFEAAERHCMQLWRQEPDNTGVLLLLSSIHFQCRRLDRSAHFSTLAIKQNPMLAEAYSNLGNVYKERGQLQEAIEHYRHALRLKPDFIDGYINLAAALVAAGDMEGAVQAYVSALQYNPDLYCVRSDLGNLLKALGRLEEAKACYLKAIETQPNFAVAWSNLGCVFNAQGEIWLAIHHFEKAVTLDPNFLDAYINLGNVLKEARIFDRAVAGYLRALSLSPNHAVVHGNLACVYYEQGLIDLAIDTYRRAIELQPHFPDAYCNLANALKEKGNYSSKVSEAEECYNTALRLCPTHADSLNNLANIKREQGNIEEAIQLYRKALEVFPEFAAAHSNLASVLQQQGKLQEALMHYKEAIRISPTFADAYSNMGNTLKEMQDVQGALQCYTRAIQINPAFADAHSNLASIHKDSGNIPEAIASYRTALKLKPDFPDAYCNLAHCLQIVCDWTDYDERMKKLVTIVADQLDKNRLPSVHPHHSMLYPLSHGFRKAIAERHGNLCLDKVHAMIKINALHKPAYEHPKDLKASGGRLRVGYVSSDFGNHPTSHLMQSIPGMHNPEKFEVFCYALSPDDSTNFRVKVVAEAHHFVDLSQIPCNGKAADRIHQDGVHILVNMNGYTKGARNELFALRPAPVQSMWLGYPGTSGAPFMDYIISDKETSPIEVAEQYSEKLAYMPHTFFIGDHANMFPHLKKKAVIDFKSNGHIFDNRIVLNGIDLKAFLDSLPDVKVIKMKCDNNQEPAADTNGALSMPVIPMNTAAEAIINMINQGQIQVTINGFTVSNGLATTQISNKAATGEEVLRTIVVTTRSQYGLPEDSIVYCNFNQLYKIDPPTLQMWANILKRVPNSVLWLLRFPAVGEPNIQQYAQNMGLPASRVIFSPVAPKEEHVRRGQLADVCLDTPLCNGHTTGMDVLWAGTPMVTMPGETLASRVATSQLNCLGCPELVAQSRQEYEDIAVKLGSDMEYLKMVRARVWRQRICSPLFNTKQYTMELEKLYLRMWEHHSNGNKPEHLVQIVETSENA
- the ogt.1 gene encoding UDP-N-acetylglucosamine--peptide N-acetylglucosaminyltransferase 110 kDa subunit isoform X6, with translation MATSVGNVADSTGLAELAHREYQSGDFEAAERHCMQLWRQEPDNTGVLLLLSSIHFQCRRLDRSAHFSTLAIKQNPMLAEAYSNLGNVYKERGQLQEAIEHYRHALRLKPDFIDGYINLAAALVAAGDMEGAVQAYVSALQYNPDLYCVRSDLGNLLKALGRLEEAKACYLKAIETQPNFAVAWSNLGCVFNAQGEIWLAIHHFEKAVTLDPNFLDAYINLGNVLKEARIFDRAVAGYLRALSLSPNHAVVHGNLACVYYEQGLIDLAIDTYRRAIELQPHFPDAYCNLANALKEKGNVSEAEECYNTALRLCPTHADSLNNLANIKREQGNIEEAIQLYRKALEVFPEFAAAHSNLASVLQQQGKLQEALMHYKEAIRISPTFADAYSNMGNTLKEMQDVQGALQCYTRAIQINPAFADAHSNLASIHKDSGNIPEAIASYRTALKLKPDFPDAYCNLAHCLQIVCDWTDYDERMKKLVTIVADQLDKNRLPSVHPHHSMLYPLSHGFRKAIAERHGNLCLDKINALHKPAYEHPKDLKASGGRLRVGYVSSDFGNHPTSHLMQSIPGMHNPEKFEVFCYALSPDDSTNFRVKVVAEAHHFVDLSQIPCNGKAADRIHQDGVHILVNMNGYTKGARNELFALRPAPVQSMWLGYPGTSGAPFMDYIISDKETSPIEVAEQYSEKLAYMPHTFFIGDHANMFPHLKKKAVIDFKSNGHIFDNRIVLNGIDLKAFLDSLPDVKVIKMKCDNNQEPAADTNGALSMPVIPMNTAAEAIINMINQGQIQVTINGFTVSNGLATTQISNKAATGEEVLRTIVVTTRSQYGLPEDSIVYCNFNQLYKIDPPTLQMWANILKRVPNSVLWLLRFPAVGEPNIQQYAQNMGLPASRVIFSPVAPKEEHVRRGQLADVCLDTPLCNGHTTGMDVLWAGTPMVTMPGETLASRVATSQLNCLGCPELVAQSRQEYEDIAVKLGSDMEYLKMVRARVWRQRICSPLFNTKQYTMELEKLYLRMWEHHSNGNKPEHLVQIVETSENA